In a genomic window of Aggregatimonas sangjinii:
- a CDS encoding electron transfer flavoprotein subunit beta/FixA family protein yields MKILVCISNVPDTTSKINFTDGDTKFDTNGVQFVINPNDEFGLTRAMWFKEKQGATVHIATVGEATVEPTMRKALAIGADEGIRINAVPTDGFFVAQQLAEVVKNGGYDLVIAGRESIDYNGGMVPGIMATLLDMNFVNTCISLEVDGDTATAMREIDGGKEKISTSLPLVIGGQKGLVEETDLRIPNMRGIMMARQKKLNVVEPIDATKATTDLKFDKPAPKGTVKLASSVDELVTMLKDEAKVI; encoded by the coding sequence ATGAAGATATTAGTTTGTATCAGTAATGTACCCGATACCACTTCAAAAATCAATTTTACCGATGGTGACACCAAGTTCGACACCAACGGGGTTCAGTTCGTCATCAATCCGAATGACGAATTCGGCTTAACCCGGGCCATGTGGTTCAAAGAAAAACAGGGCGCGACCGTTCATATTGCCACAGTTGGCGAGGCAACCGTCGAGCCAACCATGCGAAAAGCGCTGGCTATCGGTGCCGATGAAGGCATTCGTATAAACGCTGTTCCCACAGATGGGTTTTTCGTTGCGCAGCAGCTGGCTGAGGTAGTCAAAAACGGAGGTTATGATCTTGTGATTGCAGGAAGGGAATCCATTGATTATAATGGCGGTATGGTACCTGGAATCATGGCGACCTTATTGGATATGAACTTCGTTAACACCTGTATTAGTTTAGAGGTCGATGGCGACACCGCTACGGCCATGCGGGAAATTGATGGGGGGAAGGAAAAAATCTCCACAAGCTTACCTTTGGTCATTGGCGGTCAAAAGGGGTTGGTCGAAGAAACCGATTTGAGAATCCCTAATATGAGGGGAATCATGATGGCCCGCCAAAAGAAACTTAATGTGGTCGAGCCCATTGATGCAACAAAGGCAACGACCGACCTAAAGTTCGATAAGCCAGCGCCTAAAGGAACGGTGAAATTGGCTAGCTCGGTAGACGAGCTCGTCACCATGTTGAAGGATGAGGCCAAAGTAATATAA
- the egtB gene encoding ergothioneine biosynthesis protein EgtB, whose amino-acid sequence MILTDSLLDFFLETRKHTETLCEPLEIEDYVVQPIIDVSPPKWHLGHSTWFFEQFILEPHATSYRVFDTDFSFVFNSYYETVGKRVVRSDRGNLSRPSVQKVYEYRDYVTKAIKSLFQEKNDPELLNLLEIGIHHEKQHQELLLTDIKYILGNNPLLPIYSDTFKEHPVEKHVQDWVSLEEGVYDIGHNSETFSYDNELGRHKVYLHAYSIANKLVTNKEYIEFITAGGYQKFDLWHAEGWDWVQQNGIESPLYWHRIDGNWQHYTLKGLQPIHPESPVTHISYFEAFAFAQWKGCRLPTEFEWEAAQQYFPWGSRWEWTESAYLPYPNYTKADGALGEYNGKFMVNQKVLRGGSVATPINHTRPTYRNFFQTDLRWQYTGLRLVK is encoded by the coding sequence ATGATTCTTACCGATTCCCTATTGGATTTCTTTTTGGAAACCCGAAAACATACCGAGACCCTCTGCGAACCTTTGGAAATCGAGGATTATGTAGTACAGCCCATTATAGATGTTTCCCCGCCGAAATGGCATTTGGGCCATTCCACTTGGTTTTTCGAGCAATTTATTTTGGAACCCCACGCGACGAGCTATCGTGTTTTCGATACCGATTTTTCCTTTGTCTTCAATAGTTACTATGAAACCGTAGGCAAACGTGTAGTTCGGTCTGACCGAGGTAATCTTTCCCGGCCATCGGTTCAGAAAGTGTATGAATATCGGGACTATGTAACCAAGGCCATCAAATCGCTCTTTCAAGAGAAAAATGACCCAGAATTGTTGAATTTACTGGAAATCGGTATCCATCATGAAAAACAGCATCAAGAGTTATTGTTAACGGATATCAAATATATTCTTGGGAATAATCCTTTACTTCCGATTTATTCCGACACCTTCAAAGAACATCCAGTTGAAAAACATGTCCAAGATTGGGTTTCATTGGAAGAAGGTGTTTATGATATAGGCCATAATTCGGAAACATTCAGTTACGACAACGAATTGGGAAGGCATAAGGTATACCTTCATGCGTACAGTATCGCCAACAAACTGGTCACCAATAAAGAATATATTGAATTTATAACCGCCGGCGGATACCAAAAATTTGACCTATGGCATGCGGAAGGCTGGGACTGGGTGCAGCAAAATGGAATCGAATCTCCCCTGTATTGGCATCGTATCGATGGAAATTGGCAGCATTACACCTTAAAGGGATTGCAACCTATTCATCCTGAATCTCCAGTAACGCATATTTCCTATTTTGAGGCCTTCGCTTTCGCACAATGGAAAGGATGCCGCCTACCAACGGAATTCGAGTGGGAAGCAGCACAGCAGTATTTTCCCTGGGGCAGCCGATGGGAGTGGACGGAAAGCGCCTACCTGCCTTACCCCAATTACACCAAAGCCGATGGGGCCTTGGGAGAGTACAACGGTAAGTTCATGGTCAATCAAAAAGTGCTTCGGGGCGGTTCCGTAGCAACACCTATCAACCATACGCGGCCCACTTACCGCAATTTTTTTCAGACCGATCTTCGATGGCAATATACAGGCTTGCGATTGGTAAAATAA
- a CDS encoding bifunctional nuclease family protein, with amino-acid sequence MSLVRLKIKGISYSQTQNGAYALILNEVEGDRKLPIVIGAFEAQSIAIALEKEIKPPRPLTHDLFKNFADRYEIVIKQVTIHKLVDGVFYSSIICERDKVEEIIDARTSDAIALALRFGAPIFTYKTILDKAGIFLKFSSKDKEKEENDDSIMVDEILQEGETVEIESGATDGYQELTIDELNKELDKAVANEDYEKAAKLRDEISKRN; translated from the coding sequence ATGAGTTTAGTACGGTTAAAAATCAAGGGAATATCCTACAGCCAGACACAGAACGGTGCCTATGCCCTCATCTTGAACGAAGTGGAAGGCGATCGCAAGTTGCCCATAGTCATCGGAGCCTTTGAAGCACAGTCCATCGCCATTGCTTTGGAAAAGGAAATCAAACCTCCTAGGCCCTTGACCCATGACCTTTTTAAAAATTTTGCGGACCGCTATGAAATCGTTATCAAGCAGGTGACCATTCACAAATTGGTCGATGGTGTATTCTACTCAAGCATCATATGCGAGCGGGACAAGGTAGAAGAAATCATAGATGCCCGTACCAGCGATGCCATAGCATTGGCCCTGCGTTTTGGCGCACCTATTTTCACTTACAAGACGATTTTAGATAAAGCGGGGATTTTCCTGAAATTCTCCTCAAAGGACAAGGAAAAAGAGGAGAATGACGATAGTATCATGGTCGACGAAATCCTTCAAGAAGGGGAAACCGTAGAAATCGAGTCCGGTGCCACGGATGGCTATCAAGAATTGACCATTGATGAATTGAATAAGGAACTGGACAAGGCCGTAGCCAATGAGGATTACGAAAAGGCGGCCAAACTACGCGACGAAATTTCCAAACGCAATTAA
- a CDS encoding pyruvate dehydrogenase complex E1 component subunit beta has translation MKTLQFREAIVEAMSEEMRRDESIYLMGEEVAEYNGAYKASKGMLDEFGEKRVIDTPISELGFAGVGVGSTMTGNRPIIEFMTFNFALVGIDQIINNAAKIRQMSGGQFPCPIVFRGPTGSAGQLGATHSQAFESWYANCPGLKVVVPSNPADAKGLLKSAIRDDDPVIFMESEQMYGDKGEVPEGEYTIPIGVADTRREGNDVTIVSFGKIIKEADTAADELEKDGISCEIIDLRTVKPLDYDAVVASVKKTNRLVILEEAWPFGNVSTEITAHVQEHAFDYLDAPIQRINTADTPAPYSPVLLEEWLPNKDDVIKAVKKVLYR, from the coding sequence ATGAAAACATTACAGTTCAGGGAGGCGATCGTCGAGGCGATGTCGGAGGAGATGAGAAGGGACGAGTCCATTTATCTAATGGGCGAGGAAGTTGCCGAATACAACGGAGCCTACAAAGCATCAAAAGGTATGCTTGATGAGTTTGGAGAGAAACGGGTTATCGATACTCCCATTTCCGAGTTGGGTTTTGCAGGTGTCGGTGTTGGGTCTACCATGACCGGTAATAGGCCGATCATAGAATTTATGACATTTAACTTTGCATTGGTCGGTATCGATCAAATTATCAACAACGCCGCAAAGATCAGACAGATGTCGGGTGGTCAGTTTCCTTGTCCGATCGTTTTTCGTGGGCCTACAGGTTCTGCAGGTCAGCTAGGTGCGACACACTCGCAGGCTTTTGAGAGTTGGTACGCGAACTGTCCGGGGCTTAAGGTAGTTGTACCCTCTAATCCTGCTGATGCCAAGGGTCTTTTGAAATCGGCCATTCGGGACGATGACCCGGTCATTTTTATGGAGTCGGAACAGATGTACGGGGATAAGGGAGAAGTGCCCGAAGGCGAATATACCATTCCGATAGGAGTTGCCGATACCCGTCGGGAAGGCAATGATGTGACCATCGTATCTTTTGGAAAGATCATCAAAGAGGCCGATACCGCTGCCGATGAACTGGAGAAAGATGGTATCAGTTGTGAGATAATCGATTTGAGAACCGTAAAACCATTGGATTATGACGCAGTGGTCGCATCGGTAAAAAAGACAAACCGCTTGGTGATACTTGAAGAGGCTTGGCCTTTCGGGAACGTATCCACGGAAATTACCGCTCATGTTCAGGAACACGCTTTCGATTATCTGGATGCGCCCATCCAACGTATAAATACCGCCGACACTCCAGCGCCATATTCCCCGGTTTTACTGGAAGAATGGTTGCCCAACAAAGATGATGTGATCAAAGCTGTTAAGAAAGTGTTATATCGCTAA
- a CDS encoding inorganic diphosphatase, whose protein sequence is MSKKTNITFDVLIEIPKGSRNKYEYDFTLNKIRFDRTLFSSMMYPGDYGFIPETLALDGDPLDVLILCTEPTYPMVVVQVKPIGVFHMADEKGPDEKIICVPVSDPIWNQKDDLSDINPHRVKEIEHFFQVYKDLEKKKVDVGGWGNAEEAKKIYHECVKRYNESEHKDKRTFMI, encoded by the coding sequence ATGAGTAAAAAAACAAACATCACTTTTGATGTATTGATTGAAATACCAAAGGGGAGTCGGAACAAATACGAATACGACTTCACCCTGAATAAAATAAGATTCGATAGAACACTCTTCTCCTCAATGATGTATCCTGGCGATTATGGTTTTATTCCCGAAACCTTGGCCTTGGATGGAGACCCTTTGGATGTGTTGATTTTGTGTACAGAACCGACCTATCCCATGGTAGTTGTTCAAGTTAAACCTATCGGCGTTTTTCATATGGCGGATGAAAAAGGACCGGATGAAAAAATAATCTGCGTGCCCGTTTCCGATCCCATTTGGAATCAAAAAGATGACTTGTCGGATATTAATCCACATCGGGTAAAGGAAATCGAGCATTTTTTTCAAGTATATAAAGACTTGGAAAAGAAGAAAGTAGATGTCGGCGGATGGGGAAATGCCGAGGAAGCCAAAAAAATCTACCACGAGTGTGTCAAGCGCTACAATGAGAGCGAGCACAAAGACAAACGCACTTTTATGATATAG
- a CDS encoding NupC/NupG family nucleoside CNT transporter translates to MRTKLWMLLLVLLFAFPLLGQEVPTDSITNITQLESIPEATLNDELEAIPNAGFTVSGLARGVLGMTVLLLIAFLFSSNRRAINWRTVLIGLAIQLLIAIGVLKVTFIQRIFEAIGEVFINILGYTRAGSKFLFEGLVVDMNTFGYIFAFQVLPTIIFFSALTSLLFYLGIIQKVVKALAWLLSKSLGISGAESLSVAGNIFLGQTEAPLLIKAYLEKMTKSEILLVMIGGMATVAGAVLAAYIQFLGGEDKVLQLVFAKHLLAASVMAAPGAIVISKMLYPQTEAVNTDVHVSSEKIGANLLDAIANGTTEGLKLAVNVGAMLLVFVAVIAMINGILGGFGNFTGINDWIASNSVYDSFSLEAILGTIFAPLMWLIGIAKEDIMLMGQLLGIKLAASEFIGYGQLAELKDMANTPHLTYNKSVIMATYMLCGFANFASIGIQIGGIGSLAPGQRRTLSEFGLKAVLGGSLASLLSATFAGMILG, encoded by the coding sequence ATGAGAACCAAACTGTGGATGCTATTGCTTGTACTTCTTTTTGCGTTCCCTCTACTCGGCCAAGAGGTTCCGACCGATTCGATAACCAACATTACACAGCTGGAAAGCATTCCGGAAGCTACTTTAAACGATGAGCTGGAAGCTATTCCCAATGCGGGATTTACCGTATCGGGTTTGGCAAGGGGTGTGCTCGGTATGACCGTCCTGCTCCTGATCGCTTTTCTGTTCAGTTCAAATCGGAGGGCCATCAATTGGAGAACGGTTCTCATCGGTTTGGCGATACAATTGCTCATTGCGATCGGGGTATTGAAAGTCACCTTTATTCAACGTATATTTGAAGCCATTGGAGAGGTTTTTATCAATATCTTAGGCTATACACGGGCGGGAAGCAAGTTCCTTTTTGAAGGGCTGGTCGTAGACATGAATACCTTCGGCTATATTTTTGCCTTTCAGGTACTTCCAACAATTATTTTCTTCTCGGCACTTACCTCGTTATTATTCTATTTGGGCATCATTCAAAAAGTAGTCAAAGCTTTGGCGTGGTTGCTTTCAAAAAGTTTGGGTATCTCCGGTGCTGAAAGCCTATCGGTCGCAGGAAATATTTTCCTGGGGCAGACCGAAGCACCATTATTGATTAAGGCTTATCTCGAGAAGATGACCAAGTCGGAGATTCTTTTGGTAATGATCGGTGGTATGGCAACCGTTGCCGGTGCCGTACTGGCAGCCTACATCCAATTTTTAGGAGGCGAGGACAAAGTATTGCAGTTGGTGTTCGCCAAACACCTTTTGGCAGCGTCGGTCATGGCGGCCCCTGGGGCCATTGTCATCTCTAAAATGCTCTACCCACAGACCGAGGCGGTCAATACCGATGTACATGTTTCTTCCGAAAAAATCGGGGCTAACCTTCTTGATGCCATCGCGAACGGAACCACTGAAGGCCTAAAACTGGCGGTGAACGTAGGTGCGATGCTCTTGGTTTTTGTAGCCGTTATCGCCATGATCAATGGTATCCTCGGCGGGTTTGGAAATTTTACGGGTATAAATGATTGGATCGCCTCGAATTCCGTTTACGATTCGTTCTCCCTGGAAGCGATTTTAGGTACCATCTTTGCACCCCTGATGTGGCTTATCGGTATTGCCAAAGAGGATATCATGCTCATGGGGCAACTATTGGGCATCAAATTAGCCGCTAGTGAGTTTATAGGATACGGCCAATTGGCCGAGTTGAAAGATATGGCCAACACCCCACACCTCACCTACAACAAGTCGGTAATCATGGCCACCTATATGCTGTGCGGGTTCGCCAATTTCGCCTCTATCGGCATACAGATCGGCGGTATCGGTTCTCTAGCCCCAGGTCAACGAAGGACGCTTTCGGAATTTGGTCTAAAGGCCGTTCTCGGCGGTTCTTTGGCATCCTTACTTTCCGCTACTTTTGCAGGAATGATTTTAGGGTAA
- a CDS encoding thymidylate synthase: MKQYHDLLRHVLENGNQKGDRTGTGTKSVFGYQMRFDLSEGFPMVTTKKLHLKSIVYELLWFLKGDTNVSYLQENGVRIWNEWADENGDLGPVYGHQWRNWNNDEIDQIKEVIHSLKNNPNSRRMLVSAWNPSVLPDTSKSFSENVANGKAALPPCHAFFQFYVSPPDPSQAGGKAKLSLQLYQRSADIFLGVPFNIASYALFTMMMAQVCGYEAGDFIHSFGDAHIYDNHMEQVALQLSREPRPLPKMIINPEVTDIFDFKFEDFTLVDYNPHPHIKGVVAV, from the coding sequence ATGAAACAATACCACGACTTACTCAGACATGTACTCGAAAACGGCAATCAAAAAGGCGACCGTACCGGTACGGGTACCAAAAGTGTTTTCGGCTATCAAATGCGGTTTGATCTAAGTGAAGGCTTCCCTATGGTGACGACCAAGAAACTGCACTTAAAATCCATTGTTTATGAATTACTCTGGTTTTTAAAGGGAGATACCAATGTAAGTTACCTTCAGGAAAACGGAGTACGCATCTGGAACGAATGGGCCGATGAAAACGGTGATTTAGGTCCCGTATACGGTCACCAATGGCGCAATTGGAACAATGATGAGATCGATCAGATCAAGGAAGTTATCCATTCCTTAAAAAACAACCCTAATAGCCGTCGTATGCTCGTATCGGCATGGAACCCTAGTGTGTTGCCTGATACCTCAAAATCATTCTCCGAGAATGTGGCAAACGGCAAAGCGGCCTTGCCGCCGTGTCACGCCTTTTTTCAGTTTTATGTGAGCCCCCCGGACCCCTCCCAAGCAGGGGGGAAAGCAAAATTGTCTTTACAGCTTTATCAACGCAGTGCGGATATCTTTTTAGGGGTACCTTTCAATATCGCGTCCTATGCGTTGTTTACGATGATGATGGCGCAGGTCTGCGGTTACGAGGCTGGGGATTTTATCCATTCTTTCGGTGATGCCCACATCTATGATAATCATATGGAGCAGGTGGCGCTACAATTAAGCCGTGAGCCCAGGCCACTCCCTAAAATGATTATCAATCCGGAAGTGACCGATATCTTTGATTTTAAATTCGAGGATTTCACATTGGTGGATTATAATCCGCATCCGCATATTAAGGGGGTTGTGGCTGTTTGA
- a CDS encoding DUF5686 family protein, giving the protein MNKFLFPFLLLFGLFVTAQSKVGGIVLDEFDQPVAFANVIFKNSSQGTITNDDGRFYMESENTYETLLVSFIGYEDQEITLTRKVNYDMKVIMKEATENLQEVVVISGKQSKKNNPAVDILRKIWAKKRQNGVRQFKQYKYDKYEKVEFDLNTIDSALMKRKIFKGLEFVFQDLDTSRITGKTYLPIFLNETFSQVHGDNLLNEEKEKVLGNKNSGFDNNQAIIAFVEDLYQDYDVYDNYLKIFDKSFTSPISRTGVDTYNYALRDSAFIDNKWCYNIVYYPRRKNELTFKGDFWVNDSTYALKEINMEVTKSANINWVKEIYIEQEFDVVNDSVFLLKRDYMLSDFSFRKKEQSRGVYGKRTTVYNDYVFDEVKPKEFYRKENNPFDPAVMNQDSTFWARNRLEALNKDEKGVYQLLDTLKTVPKFKSYYNLVEVLGSGYVEIDKWDMDIGSVYDFFGYNDAEGPRFRVGARTFFGQNDPWRLEGYMAYGIFDKKFKHGLAGKFLLDKKSRLIVSGGHRRDIEQLGVSLTSTNDVLGRSIASSSVLTVGANNKLTNINLSAFAVEIEPVTNLRVGLGTTFRTLSSALPDDFSLEYIDPTSATGLSSEIKQLEMNALIIYTPGKKTIGYGVERRNINDTYSTLLLNYSRGIQGTLDSDFNYDKVQFSYSQPWQIGGFGRLYSTIELGKTFGDVPLGLLSVVPGNQTFFTTYGTFANLDFYEFVTDTYATLHLEHNFNGRLFSRIPFLRKLNLREIVGLRGAWGDLSDSNIALSSPTNVPLIAPNDRIYYEWSVGVGNIFKIFRIDFNFRGNYLDTPDARPFGITGSFGFSF; this is encoded by the coding sequence ATGAATAAATTTCTTTTTCCATTCCTTCTTCTTTTTGGCTTATTTGTGACCGCGCAAAGTAAGGTCGGCGGTATCGTTCTTGATGAATTCGATCAGCCCGTTGCCTTTGCGAACGTTATTTTCAAAAATTCTTCCCAAGGAACGATTACCAATGATGATGGCCGGTTTTATATGGAGTCTGAAAACACCTATGAAACCCTGCTCGTTAGTTTTATCGGCTATGAAGATCAGGAAATTACCTTGACCCGAAAAGTGAACTACGACATGAAGGTCATTATGAAGGAAGCGACCGAAAATTTACAGGAGGTTGTGGTGATCTCCGGGAAACAATCCAAAAAGAATAATCCCGCGGTCGATATCCTAAGAAAAATATGGGCTAAAAAACGTCAAAACGGGGTGCGCCAATTCAAACAATACAAATACGATAAGTATGAAAAGGTAGAATTCGACCTCAATACCATCGATAGTGCCTTAATGAAACGCAAGATTTTTAAAGGACTCGAATTCGTTTTTCAAGATCTTGATACCTCACGTATCACCGGGAAAACCTACCTGCCGATATTCCTGAACGAAACCTTCTCCCAAGTACATGGTGATAACCTATTAAACGAGGAAAAGGAAAAGGTTTTGGGAAACAAGAACTCCGGGTTTGATAATAACCAAGCGATTATTGCATTTGTCGAAGACCTTTATCAGGATTATGACGTTTATGATAATTATCTGAAAATCTTCGACAAGAGTTTCACCAGTCCCATTTCCCGAACGGGAGTGGATACCTATAACTACGCCTTACGGGATAGCGCATTTATCGACAACAAATGGTGCTATAATATCGTGTACTACCCTAGGCGCAAGAATGAATTGACCTTTAAGGGTGATTTTTGGGTAAACGATTCCACTTACGCCCTGAAGGAAATCAACATGGAGGTGACCAAAAGTGCCAACATCAACTGGGTAAAGGAAATCTACATCGAGCAGGAGTTCGATGTGGTGAACGATTCCGTTTTTCTCTTGAAACGCGACTATATGCTCAGTGATTTCAGCTTTCGCAAGAAAGAGCAATCAAGGGGAGTCTACGGCAAGCGCACTACGGTATACAATGATTATGTATTCGATGAGGTAAAGCCCAAGGAATTCTACCGAAAGGAGAACAATCCGTTCGACCCGGCGGTAATGAACCAGGACAGTACCTTTTGGGCTCGCAATCGGCTCGAGGCTTTGAACAAAGATGAGAAAGGAGTATACCAATTGCTCGATACGCTAAAGACCGTACCCAAATTCAAGTCGTATTATAATCTGGTAGAGGTGCTCGGTTCCGGATATGTCGAAATCGATAAATGGGATATGGATATTGGTTCGGTATATGATTTCTTCGGTTACAACGACGCCGAGGGCCCAAGGTTCCGCGTAGGTGCACGAACGTTTTTTGGTCAGAACGATCCGTGGCGTTTAGAAGGATACATGGCCTATGGTATTTTCGATAAAAAGTTCAAACACGGTCTGGCCGGGAAATTCTTGTTGGATAAAAAGAGCAGATTAATCGTTTCCGGAGGACATAGAAGGGATATTGAGCAGCTGGGCGTAAGCCTGACATCTACCAATGATGTGCTCGGTCGCAGTATCGCTTCTTCATCGGTATTGACGGTGGGCGCGAACAACAAGCTCACGAACATTAATTTAAGCGCTTTTGCAGTTGAAATAGAGCCTGTCACCAATCTTAGAGTAGGTTTGGGTACCACGTTCCGAACTTTGAGTTCGGCTTTGCCGGATGACTTCAGCTTGGAATATATCGATCCCACTTCAGCTACGGGATTATCCTCTGAAATCAAGCAGCTTGAAATGAATGCCCTGATCATTTATACACCAGGCAAAAAAACCATTGGCTATGGTGTCGAACGCAGAAACATCAATGACACCTATAGCACGTTGCTATTGAATTATTCACGAGGTATTCAAGGCACCTTAGACAGTGACTTCAATTATGATAAAGTACAATTCTCCTATAGCCAACCCTGGCAGATCGGTGGTTTTGGCCGCTTGTACAGTACCATAGAATTGGGCAAAACCTTTGGTGATGTGCCACTGGGCCTATTGAGCGTGGTTCCTGGTAACCAAACCTTCTTTACCACCTACGGTACCTTTGCCAATCTCGATTTTTATGAATTCGTGACGGATACCTATGCGACACTTCACTTGGAGCACAATTTCAATGGACGGCTGTTTTCGCGTATTCCCTTTTTGAGGAAACTTAATTTACGGGAAATCGTTGGTCTTCGAGGTGCTTGGGGTGACCTTTCCGATAGCAATATCGCTTTGAGCAGTCCGACTAACGTTCCGCTCATCGCTCCAAACGATAGGATATATTACGAATGGTCGGTCGGGGTAGGTAATATTTTCAAGATATTCCGTATTGACTTCAATTTCAGGGGTAATTATTTGGATACTCCCGACGCAAGACCTTTCGGTATTACCGGAAGCTTTGGTTTTAGCTTTTAA
- a CDS encoding electron transfer flavoprotein subunit alpha/FixB family protein — protein MAVLVYTESENGKFKKNAFEVASYASEVAKQLSTTVTAVAVNAGDNESLGTYGISKVLNVSDDKLKPFNAKAFANLIAEAAQKEEAQVIIVSSSADTKFLAPILAAKLSAGYVPNVVAAPESTDPFTVKRTAFSNKGFAHTQITTENKVIGVSNNAFGVVENPTSAAVESFAPSLEDADFTVKSVEVDKVVGKATIADADIVVSAGRGLKGPENWTMIEELADVLGAATACSKPVSDLGWRPHGEHVGQTGKPVASNLYIAIGISGAIQHLAGVSSSKTKVVINTDPEAPFFKAADYGIVGDAFEVVPQLIEKLKEIKAQNA, from the coding sequence ATGGCAGTATTAGTATATACAGAATCAGAAAACGGAAAGTTCAAGAAAAATGCATTTGAAGTAGCTTCCTATGCCAGTGAAGTAGCCAAGCAATTGAGTACCACGGTGACCGCCGTAGCCGTAAATGCCGGGGACAATGAAAGTTTGGGGACCTACGGGATCTCTAAAGTGCTCAACGTTTCCGATGATAAATTGAAACCCTTCAATGCTAAAGCTTTTGCCAATCTAATTGCGGAAGCTGCACAAAAAGAAGAGGCACAAGTGATTATCGTCAGTTCAAGCGCGGACACCAAATTCTTGGCACCGATTCTTGCGGCCAAACTATCCGCAGGATATGTTCCCAATGTGGTGGCGGCTCCAGAAAGTACAGATCCGTTTACGGTAAAAAGAACCGCATTCAGTAATAAAGGTTTTGCCCATACGCAAATTACCACTGAAAATAAGGTCATTGGTGTGTCGAATAACGCTTTTGGCGTTGTCGAGAACCCGACTTCTGCAGCCGTCGAAAGTTTCGCTCCTTCTTTGGAAGATGCGGATTTTACCGTAAAATCGGTTGAAGTGGACAAGGTAGTAGGCAAGGCCACCATTGCCGATGCCGATATAGTCGTTTCTGCTGGTCGGGGTCTCAAAGGTCCCGAAAACTGGACCATGATCGAAGAGTTGGCCGATGTCTTGGGCGCCGCTACCGCTTGCTCCAAGCCCGTCTCCGATTTGGGATGGCGACCTCACGGGGAACACGTAGGTCAAACAGGAAAACCTGTCGCCAGCAACTTGTACATTGCCATCGGTATTTCCGGTGCGATCCAACATTTGGCAGGAGTAAGCTCATCAAAGACCAAAGTAGTCATCAATACCGATCCTGAAGCGCCATTTTTTAAGGCCGCGGATTATGGAATCGTTGGAGATGCCTTCGAAGTCGTACCACAACTCATCGAAAAATTAAAGGAAATAAAAGCGCAGAACGCTTAA